One region of Culex pipiens pallens isolate TS chromosome 2, TS_CPP_V2, whole genome shotgun sequence genomic DNA includes:
- the LOC120414688 gene encoding CLIP domain-containing serine protease B15-like, producing the protein MLCRNGLFLSLTLNSLFSLSVTQDPCVTVDGREGRCVPVNSCAWILTKSLTEKDTFHKSECGNLDDSTPLVCCRKWTNLESCGYGQSDDDGMRRESGEFPWVVDVLFKRFGRNHLFKCTGSLINREYVLTAAHCVKDMPFRLKPHKVRVKRGQKFKEYDVERFIVHPNYTTDFNNKINDLALLKLAQTVDFTDQVQPACLPVDDVSDQLPKSGQTVSIYAAGPSRTDSVRRDKKLISMQVRDPALCNRYYREVYLELAPVQLCVGGEIGRDACPGDSGGPLMLKRETGKLDNQIASTSQVRWYQVGIVSLGPQHCGGKIPGIYVNLLNYIEWIEATVDTD; encoded by the exons ATGCTCTGTAGAAATGGACTGTTTTTAAGTTTAACTCTCAATAGTTTATTTAGTTTGTCTG TTACTCAGGATCCGTGTGTGACAGTCGACGGCCGCGAGGGACGTTGCGTACCAGTCAATAGTTGTGCGTGGATCCTGACCAAGTCTCTAACCGAGAAGGATACCTTTCATAAAAGTGAGTGTGGTAATCTGGATGATTCTACTCCACTGGTATGCTGCCGTAAGTGGACTAATTTGGAGAGCTGTGGTTATGGCCAAAGTGACGATGACGGTATGAGGCGAGAAAGCGGGGAATTTCCCTGGGTTGTTGATGTTTTGTTTAAAAGGTTTGGACGAAATCATCTATTCAAATGTACAGGATCGCTCATTAACCGTGAGTACGTCCTAACTGCGGCGCACTGCGTGAAAGATATGCCTTTTAGACTCAAACC GCATAAAGTGCGAGTGAAAAGAggccaaaaattcaaagaatatGACGTGGAACGATTTATAGTACATCCAAACTACACGACAGATTTCAACAACAAGATAAATGatttggctcttttgaaattGGCTCAAACCGTTGATTTCACTGACCAAGTACAGCCTGCCTGTTTGCCCGTGGATGATGTTTCGGATCAATTACCGAAAAGTGGACAAACAGTATCAATTTATGCTGCCGGCCCATCGAGAACAG ACTCTGTACGACGTGACAAAAAACTCATCTCAATGCAGGTGCGAGATCCGGCCCTGTGCAACAGGTATTATCGCGAAGTTTATCTTGAACTTGCTCCGGTTCAGCTGTGCGTGGGAGGAGAAATCGGAAGAGACGCGTGTCCGGGTGATTCCGGTGGTCCGTTAATGTTGAAACGAGAGACCGGGAAGCTGGACAATCAAATCGCCAGTACCAGCCAAGTTCGCTGGTATCAGGTCGGGATAGTTAGTCTCGGTCCACAGCATTGTGGGGGCAAGATTCCCGGAATTTACGTAAATCTGCTAAACTACATCGAATGGATAGAGGCAACAGTTGATACGGATTAG